The Xanthocytophaga agilis genome has a window encoding:
- a CDS encoding dienelactone hydrolase family protein, translating to MSQLNKEDIKQEVFDLYDDYAHSRIDRRDFMQKLSAYAVGGLTVTSLMSFLMPDYIGAVQIKPDDPRLKTEYVQYSSPKGGSTIKGLLAMPADTKKKLGGIVVVHENRGLNPHIEDVCRRAALAGFIALAPDALTPLGGYPGNDDEGRTLQSKRDRNEMLEDFIAADAYLSKHKNCNGKVGVVGFCFGGWIANMMAVRIPNLAASVPFYGGQPATEDVPKIKAPLLIHYGELDTRVNEGWPAYEKALKENNKEYTEYMYANANHGFHNDTTPRYDKAAAELAWKRTTDFFKEKLK from the coding sequence ATGAGCCAACTAAACAAAGAAGACATTAAACAGGAAGTATTTGATCTGTATGACGATTATGCCCATAGCCGTATTGACAGACGTGATTTTATGCAGAAGCTATCTGCTTATGCAGTAGGGGGTTTAACAGTAACCTCATTGATGAGTTTTTTAATGCCAGATTATATAGGGGCGGTTCAGATCAAACCCGATGATCCGCGGTTAAAAACAGAGTATGTCCAATATTCTTCTCCAAAAGGAGGTAGCACTATCAAAGGTTTGCTGGCGATGCCTGCGGATACCAAAAAGAAGCTAGGAGGGATTGTGGTAGTCCACGAAAACAGAGGACTAAATCCGCACATTGAAGATGTTTGCCGACGGGCTGCATTGGCCGGATTTATTGCACTGGCACCAGATGCATTGACCCCTCTTGGTGGTTATCCGGGTAATGATGACGAGGGCAGAACCTTACAGAGTAAGCGGGATAGAAATGAAATGCTCGAAGACTTTATTGCAGCCGATGCATACCTGAGCAAACATAAAAACTGTAACGGTAAAGTAGGTGTGGTAGGCTTTTGCTTTGGTGGCTGGATTGCCAATATGATGGCAGTTCGTATCCCCAATCTGGCAGCATCCGTTCCTTTCTATGGTGGACAGCCCGCTACAGAAGACGTTCCCAAAATAAAAGCACCATTGCTGATACATTATGGAGAACTGGATACCCGTGTAAATGAAGGATGGCCCGCTTATGAGAAAGCACTCAAGGAAAATAACAAGGAATACACTGAGTATATGTATGCCAATGCCAATCATGGCTTCCATAACGATACCACTCCCCGATATGATAAAGCCGCTGCCGAACTTGCCTGGAAGCGTACTACTGATTTCTTCAAGGAGAAATTAAAGTAG
- a CDS encoding carboxylesterase/lipase family protein, which translates to MKSVIFLLLFTSGLLCTAIGQPKRDFSTNSPLVKTAQGTVEGVTEKSGIRAFKGIPFAAPPVGQLRWKEPQPPQPWKGVRKADKFGPRAMQRAVFGDMNFRSNGMSEDCLYLNVWTPAKSGNEKLPVLVYYYGGGYMAGDGSEPRYDGENMAQKGIVTVTVNYRLGVFGFLAHPELTKESSHKASGNYGLMDQSTALRWVQQNIAAFGGDPKKIIIAGESAGSSSVSAQMASPLSRNLIAGAIGESGSLLSLQPLATLAQAEEIGLNYAKSIGATTLEALRNMPADQLLETTAKPETPRFRPIVDGYFLPDFPVAIFQSGQQAHVPLLAGWNSEEANYRSILGEDSPTVENYEKALQKHFGEQAGEVLKLYPASTQEQVMDMGTQLASDRGTAFSTWKWIDLHSKTGGKPVYRYFYTRPRPPMTPEMGDASAGMAGGVVKANDPTAIKMPPARGAVHSAEIEYAMGNLSTNKVYSWTKEDYKVSETMQAYFANFIKTGNPNGGNLPKWSVVGSQGDVQLMKIDVTSAAQTDQNKRYQLLEQIAGKKTAAR; encoded by the coding sequence ATGAAAAGCGTTATTTTTTTGCTTCTATTCACTAGTGGTCTACTGTGTACAGCTATTGGTCAGCCAAAACGTGACTTTTCCACTAATTCTCCTCTTGTTAAAACAGCCCAGGGCACAGTAGAAGGCGTCACAGAAAAGAGTGGCATTCGTGCATTTAAAGGGATTCCATTTGCAGCTCCTCCCGTAGGCCAGTTGCGGTGGAAGGAGCCTCAACCGCCTCAACCCTGGAAAGGAGTGCGGAAAGCGGACAAATTTGGCCCACGGGCTATGCAGCGGGCGGTATTCGGAGATATGAACTTTCGTTCCAATGGTATGAGTGAAGATTGTTTGTATCTGAATGTATGGACTCCCGCTAAATCTGGAAATGAGAAACTGCCTGTGCTCGTCTATTATTATGGAGGTGGCTATATGGCGGGTGATGGCTCAGAGCCCCGGTATGATGGTGAGAATATGGCCCAGAAAGGAATTGTGACCGTTACAGTCAATTATCGTTTGGGTGTGTTTGGATTTCTGGCACATCCGGAATTAACCAAAGAATCTTCGCATAAGGCATCAGGTAATTATGGCCTGATGGATCAGAGTACGGCTTTACGTTGGGTACAGCAAAACATTGCTGCTTTTGGGGGTGATCCTAAAAAGATAATCATTGCCGGAGAGTCTGCTGGCTCTTCTTCTGTTTCTGCTCAGATGGCCTCACCCTTATCCCGAAATCTGATTGCTGGTGCCATTGGAGAAAGTGGTTCATTGCTTTCGCTGCAACCACTGGCTACATTGGCTCAGGCTGAAGAAATAGGATTGAATTATGCCAAAAGCATTGGGGCTACTACATTAGAAGCTTTACGTAACATGCCAGCAGATCAGCTTCTGGAAACTACAGCCAAACCTGAGACACCACGTTTCAGACCCATCGTTGATGGATATTTTCTACCAGACTTTCCTGTTGCCATTTTTCAGTCTGGCCAACAGGCGCATGTACCCCTACTGGCAGGCTGGAATTCAGAAGAAGCAAATTACAGATCCATATTGGGAGAAGATTCTCCTACTGTAGAAAATTATGAAAAAGCCCTACAAAAACATTTTGGCGAACAGGCTGGAGAGGTACTAAAGCTATATCCGGCTTCCACACAGGAACAGGTAATGGATATGGGAACCCAACTAGCCAGTGACCGGGGTACAGCATTTAGTACCTGGAAGTGGATTGATTTGCATAGTAAAACAGGAGGGAAGCCTGTATACCGTTATTTTTATACTCGTCCCCGTCCACCGATGACGCCTGAAATGGGTGATGCTTCAGCAGGTATGGCAGGTGGGGTAGTCAAAGCCAATGATCCTACTGCCATAAAAATGCCTCCGGCCCGGGGTGCTGTGCATTCAGCAGAGATAGAGTATGCTATGGGTAATCTGTCTACCAACAAGGTTTACTCCTGGACAAAAGAAGATTACAAAGTATCTGAAACCATGCAGGCTTATTTCGCCAACTTTATTAAAACAGGTAATCCCAATGGAGGTAATTTACCAAAATGGTCAGTTGTAGGTTCTCAGGGCGATGTACAGCTAATGAAAATTGATGTAACCTCTGCTGCACAGACAGATCAAAACAAACGTTACCAGCTATTAGAGCAGATTGCTGGTAAGAAAACAGCAGCCCGATAA